The Streptomyces sp. NBC_01197 genome window below encodes:
- a CDS encoding acyl-CoA dehydrogenase family protein, protein MNSTAPSAVGAQDVHDAHRARIREVFDPFRGETDAWERDGHLPRELFAAFGSAGVFRDRWAVGPAAGLPLARALVEEVSPVNAGAALALSIHSELFVHALHRYGTARTASTLQDALAGRAIGCAAFTEPTGGSDLYAMRTSARRVPDGGWHLTGEKRFTTNVGRATHVMVLARTGPGENAFTLFVVPLERPGVRVTRFFDTLGVRSADTGGVEFDVRLTEDEVVGRVDAGLMYALKLLDYERLAATVGLVAVGRAALGMAAVHLRERTQFGKRLFDHQALAHRLADRWAEVESAAALLDTACRTARGDHLPHHLVAAAKLVAARAGSAAVDETLQFLGARGYTTDYPLERMYRDARLTRIGGGTDEMLRQIICLHLDVPDAAAAAVLQEHENRVHGTPSVAAH, encoded by the coding sequence ATGAACAGCACCGCACCATCCGCCGTCGGCGCCCAGGACGTCCACGACGCGCACCGCGCACGGATACGGGAGGTCTTCGACCCGTTCCGCGGGGAGACCGACGCGTGGGAGCGCGACGGGCACCTGCCCCGGGAGCTGTTCGCCGCGTTCGGGTCCGCGGGCGTCTTCCGCGACCGGTGGGCCGTGGGCCCCGCGGCCGGGCTCCCCCTGGCCCGCGCCCTGGTCGAGGAGGTCTCGCCGGTCAACGCCGGGGCCGCGCTCGCCCTGTCCATCCACAGCGAGCTGTTCGTGCACGCGCTGCACCGCTACGGGACCGCGCGGACGGCGAGCACGCTTCAGGACGCGCTGGCGGGGCGGGCCATCGGCTGCGCGGCGTTCACCGAGCCGACCGGCGGCTCGGATCTCTACGCGATGCGGACCAGCGCGCGACGGGTGCCGGACGGTGGCTGGCACCTGACGGGAGAGAAGCGCTTCACCACCAACGTCGGCCGTGCCACCCATGTCATGGTGCTCGCCCGGACGGGTCCCGGGGAGAACGCCTTCACCCTGTTCGTGGTTCCGCTGGAGCGTCCCGGCGTCCGCGTCACGCGCTTCTTTGACACGCTCGGCGTGCGCTCGGCCGACACCGGCGGTGTCGAGTTCGACGTGCGGCTGACCGAGGACGAGGTGGTGGGCCGCGTCGACGCCGGTCTGATGTACGCGCTGAAACTGCTGGACTACGAGCGACTCGCGGCGACGGTGGGCCTGGTGGCCGTCGGCCGGGCCGCCCTGGGCATGGCCGCCGTACACCTGCGTGAGCGCACGCAGTTCGGCAAGCGCCTCTTCGACCACCAGGCGCTCGCGCACCGCCTCGCGGACCGCTGGGCCGAGGTGGAGTCCGCGGCGGCGCTCCTCGACACCGCCTGCCGCACGGCCAGGGGCGACCACCTTCCGCACCATCTGGTCGCGGCGGCCAAGCTCGTGGCCGCCCGCGCCGGCAGCGCCGCCGTGGACGAGACGCTCCAGTTCCTCGGCGCGCGCGGCTACACCACCGACTACCCCCTTGAGCGCATGTACCGCGACGCCCGGCTGACCCGTATCGGCGGTGGAACGGACGAGATGCTGCGGCAGATCATCTGCCTGCATCTCGACGTGCCCGACGCCGCCGCGGCGGCCGTCCTCCAAGAGCACGAGAACCGTGTCCACGGCACACCGTCCGTCGCCGCGCACTGA